The Verrucomicrobium spinosum DSM 4136 = JCM 18804 genome includes a region encoding these proteins:
- a CDS encoding SdpI family protein gives MKKQLIQHWPEIVVLAAPLVYLAVVWPQIPDRVPVHFNIHFRPDGFMNRLPGVLLLPMTSILVTVATLIWFNFDPKMAKYEPDTRDQVRNVLRKSMLAVCVLLGSCTVGIVYASWGNLGVIKSTIFYGIPLLFLFLGNYFGKLRPNYTIGIRCPWTLESPEVWNRTHRFAGRILMGISVLLIALKLSGLSAVPYIWTLLTLLLGWSALALGYAFFTSRKLQSKAL, from the coding sequence ATGAAAAAGCAACTGATCCAACATTGGCCCGAGATCGTGGTGCTCGCCGCTCCTCTGGTGTATCTCGCCGTCGTCTGGCCACAGATCCCTGACCGGGTTCCCGTTCACTTCAACATCCACTTCCGGCCAGATGGTTTCATGAACCGCCTGCCAGGCGTGCTCCTGCTGCCGATGACCTCCATTCTGGTCACTGTCGCCACCCTCATCTGGTTCAATTTCGACCCCAAGATGGCAAAATATGAACCGGATACCCGCGACCAGGTGCGCAACGTCCTGCGTAAATCGATGCTGGCTGTGTGCGTCCTTCTCGGCTCATGCACCGTGGGCATCGTTTACGCCTCATGGGGCAACCTGGGCGTCATCAAGAGCACCATCTTCTACGGCATTCCCCTGCTCTTCTTGTTTCTGGGAAACTACTTCGGCAAGCTGCGCCCCAACTACACCATCGGCATCCGTTGTCCCTGGACCTTGGAGTCTCCCGAGGTCTGGAACCGAACCCATCGCTTCGCCGGCCGTATCCTCATGGGCATCAGCGTGCTCCTCATTGCACTCAAACTCTCCGGACTGAGCGCCGTGCCCTATATCTGGACCTTGCTTACACTGCTTCTGGGATGGTCAGCGCTCGCCCTCGGGTACGCCTTCTTCACCTCACGAAAACTGCAGTCGAAGGCGTTGTGA
- a CDS encoding autorepressor SdpR family transcription factor yields the protein MTTLFQALNDDTRRAILDLLRGGDLSAGAIAEHFKLGRPTVSHHLDLLKRAGLVTSEKQGQFVIYSLATSVVEDAVRWLLSLTAAKPAESPKSHEKATDPTLARDRGARRSSGVSRRRLATDP from the coding sequence GTGACGACTCTTTTTCAGGCGCTGAATGATGACACCCGGCGGGCCATTTTGGATCTGCTGCGGGGTGGAGACCTGTCTGCCGGGGCCATCGCAGAGCATTTCAAGCTGGGGCGTCCCACCGTCTCCCATCATTTGGATCTACTGAAACGGGCGGGCCTCGTGACCTCCGAAAAACAGGGGCAGTTCGTCATCTATTCCCTCGCCACCAGCGTGGTGGAAGACGCCGTCCGCTGGCTGCTCAGCCTCACGGCAGCCAAACCTGCCGAGTCACCCAAGTCTCATGAAAAAGCAACTGATCCAACATTGGCCCGAGATCGTGGTGCTCGCCGCTCCTCTGGTGTATCTCGCCGTCGTCTGGCCACAGATCCCTGA
- a CDS encoding autotransporter-associated beta strand repeat-containing protein, whose amino-acid sequence MVTTPFGSHARCNRALGSLANLLQGPGRYAGWWEGFCAAIILLATSAELPAANIYWGGTSDGNFQTLGNWYTNVTQTTAASALPGASDIATFNAQGTVTNAISTLGQSLALQGMLFNSNASGNITLGTLNDFVVTLGTAGISVQAGSGSHTLNSGVTVGSTQSWTNNAGSNKVLTVAGNVTLSANLTLAGDTGINVTGPITATTNRTLTISNTSGAVNLGAVSTTNTQTFTVQSGAAATVNGVVSGANYHKDGVGTLTFAAANTFTGNLRILDGKVVVQASNTTNHQLIFGNASGGAGSNGFGTFELDNTVADVNYRISTLYVHPTSDGAVIQSSGGAFAANLFLNANRDFIVNETASDIDLLVNVGIANGDGTARSLNKRSIGTMVMQGVNSYTGTTSIARGKLVLDYSVNNSNSRLADAAVVSMSGGNLELLANGSASSAETVGSLTLGSGTNGIKLVENGANGVTLTVAAGISRAAPSSSSGSGVVNFELGSASLNKVVSVGGLGNDARGILGAWATVGGDRWATKNGSNEIVAHAATVQSNQSAWAALDHVVVDSVLMGTLRTAEVASLVFDAPVANNLVINNAAAALMLGSAGVLVSDDVGANATTISGGQLLVRNATQGANAELVLTNYSTGTLSVISHIGASNTTQSATLNMTLAGTGLIEIAGNNYYNGVTNIQGNVRVSGGNALNDYAALVMAAGGQMTTLGATLNLNGSTEIVGSLQGGAATDDTYAELGRGELSLGTGGTLIVNQSSSNSFHSRISGSGTLVKRGSGTLTLSTNGNHTMTGELRVLGGLLDLTGGVEGFININTIRLRGGQLRVEQNQTGQVNKLNNSATLVLEGTSGDGYRITGNQNATRTETVNILELQGGANTFTLNHSLTASPTNNAVLTTFAFGSTATSNFVRNNGATLLVRGANLGGTASATTTATRVTFGSYTKLDSFLIGDVSNSGTKRKILPFIISDSSATGAGNTFVTRDTNGLRALDVATEYVITYAVAAAGDNVSLNSAVATAGTATVNSLRLDGSTAGFSVTGAGGGTNVLTLTSGALLFTAGATDNDVTISGYDQILAGTADAVADELVVFTTSTHATSPAGATLTIASQIANQGTAATGVTKAGNGTLVLSHTNNTYSGPTTINQGVLEFGAAGSLGSGGVVLAGGTLRWGAGNNADISSGRSVELLGASVFLTPAGGGAILNVGSVFDVGANNVTLSGAIGNNGYGGLTKIGAGTLSLSVAPTYKGATVVAQGAMNFQTIAANTTEALYLVASGGTVSSIVESGLNVQSLIVGGVYGTAQGVTGQLTVNGGAVNIGDGSSDDFLLIGYRDTTALGGVDTTSSTRGDANFSATSSVNINVSRLLIGAYQGAVPSTNSHTATGGLVLSNTSNTITAGTFIIGFSPTAVVNTNSASTVNLGTGYTTINVDSWVIGGERSKATVSIGGGGSLTVRGQAGGETGANLFIGDNDMVSTGTPNVSSLDLTGATSIDMKLNLLILGRIGNASSTNGYGRGTLIFGTGVIEATTIRMADHEYSSAGSGTPSNTQGTITQRGASTFRFGEMSQGTGTATYNWESGAIENLEGRDQLNQNVTISLNGAGGVNDVGLRTYSVGAGQQSTFEAAAEFAGTGSFTKAGLGELILNGINLNSGNLRIAAGRVSLRSTATMDDVAWVNLDSGAAFDVKNRTASSYTTDAVISGTGVIDATGGTFTVGTGVGGTSRVGVLRPGESSVVNSAASASTVGDATGTLTVLGGLNLAGDASRVDRAILQVGGTTRNIASTFSSFATVGEWVDSIPTAHASFLEDSGGNHDFIDVQGAITLNANGGITVQTTSGYTGAFGDVFNLIDWSSIINNSFTVPNRYDDGTGLGLMLDLPTLSAGLTWDTSLFLDHGTLVVTPEPSRMLLLVAGFSMALLRRRRKA is encoded by the coding sequence ATGGTAACAACCCCTTTTGGCTCCCATGCCCGGTGCAACCGAGCCCTCGGTTCGCTGGCAAATCTACTACAGGGCCCGGGCAGATATGCCGGTTGGTGGGAGGGGTTTTGTGCGGCAATCATCCTGTTGGCCACGAGCGCGGAACTTCCTGCGGCGAACATCTACTGGGGTGGCACGAGTGACGGAAACTTCCAGACGTTGGGAAACTGGTACACGAATGTGACGCAGACCACGGCAGCGTCGGCCCTCCCCGGGGCATCGGACATCGCCACCTTCAATGCCCAAGGGACGGTGACGAACGCCATCAGCACGCTCGGGCAGTCGCTGGCCCTCCAGGGGATGCTCTTTAATAGCAACGCGTCGGGCAACATCACCCTCGGTACGTTGAACGACTTCGTGGTGACGTTGGGCACGGCAGGGATCTCCGTGCAAGCTGGCAGCGGGAGCCACACCCTCAATTCGGGAGTGACGGTGGGGAGCACCCAGTCATGGACGAACAATGCGGGGAGCAACAAGGTGCTGACGGTGGCGGGCAACGTGACGTTGAGCGCCAACCTGACCCTGGCGGGGGATACAGGGATCAATGTGACGGGTCCGATCACGGCCACGACCAACCGGACTCTCACGATCTCCAATACCAGCGGTGCAGTCAATTTGGGGGCGGTGAGCACGACGAACACCCAGACCTTCACTGTGCAATCGGGAGCGGCGGCGACGGTGAATGGTGTGGTGTCGGGTGCGAACTATCACAAGGATGGAGTGGGAACCCTGACCTTCGCAGCAGCGAATACCTTTACCGGGAACCTGCGCATCCTCGATGGCAAGGTGGTGGTCCAAGCCTCAAACACCACCAATCATCAGTTGATCTTTGGCAACGCCTCAGGTGGGGCGGGCTCAAATGGATTTGGCACCTTCGAACTCGACAACACGGTGGCGGATGTGAACTACCGCATTTCCACGCTCTATGTGCATCCCACCAGCGACGGAGCGGTGATTCAATCCTCGGGTGGGGCCTTTGCTGCCAACCTCTTCCTCAACGCAAATCGCGACTTCATCGTCAATGAAACTGCGTCGGACATCGATCTGCTGGTGAACGTGGGGATTGCCAACGGTGATGGCACGGCACGCAGCCTCAACAAGCGGTCGATCGGTACCATGGTGATGCAAGGGGTGAACAGCTACACCGGCACCACCTCGATCGCTCGTGGCAAACTGGTGCTGGACTACAGCGTGAACAACAGCAACAGCCGGCTGGCAGATGCTGCGGTCGTATCCATGAGCGGCGGGAATCTGGAACTGCTCGCGAATGGATCTGCCTCGTCGGCGGAGACCGTCGGTTCCCTGACGCTCGGTTCAGGAACCAACGGAATCAAGCTGGTGGAAAATGGCGCAAATGGCGTCACGCTGACCGTTGCGGCGGGCATCAGCCGGGCGGCACCCAGCTCGTCCAGCGGCTCTGGAGTGGTGAACTTTGAGCTGGGCAGCGCAAGTCTGAACAAAGTGGTGTCCGTGGGGGGCCTGGGGAATGACGCCCGCGGCATTCTCGGTGCGTGGGCAACCGTGGGAGGAGATCGTTGGGCGACGAAGAACGGCAGCAATGAGATCGTGGCCCACGCGGCCACGGTACAGAGCAATCAGTCGGCCTGGGCGGCCCTGGATCATGTGGTGGTGGACTCGGTGCTGATGGGCACATTGCGGACAGCGGAGGTGGCCTCATTGGTCTTCGACGCTCCGGTCGCCAACAATCTGGTCATCAACAATGCGGCGGCAGCGCTCATGTTGGGATCTGCCGGGGTGCTCGTGAGCGACGATGTGGGGGCGAATGCCACGACGATCTCAGGAGGCCAGCTGCTGGTACGCAATGCTACTCAAGGGGCCAACGCTGAGCTGGTGCTCACCAACTATTCTACGGGCACCCTTTCGGTGATCTCGCATATCGGTGCCAGCAACACCACGCAGTCGGCCACGCTCAACATGACGCTGGCCGGGACGGGCCTGATTGAGATTGCCGGGAACAACTACTACAACGGCGTCACCAACATCCAGGGCAACGTGCGGGTGAGTGGGGGCAATGCTCTCAACGACTATGCAGCCCTGGTGATGGCGGCCGGCGGACAAATGACGACCCTGGGGGCCACTTTGAACCTAAATGGTTCCACTGAAATCGTGGGGTCTCTCCAGGGTGGAGCAGCTACGGATGACACCTATGCCGAGCTGGGGCGAGGTGAACTGTCCCTGGGCACGGGGGGCACCCTGATTGTGAACCAGTCTTCGAGCAACTCCTTTCACTCCCGCATCAGCGGCAGTGGCACATTGGTCAAACGGGGCAGCGGAACTTTGACGCTCTCCACCAATGGCAACCACACCATGACGGGAGAGCTGCGGGTATTGGGAGGATTGCTGGACCTCACCGGAGGCGTTGAAGGATTCATCAACATCAACACCATCCGGCTCCGGGGTGGGCAGCTTCGTGTGGAGCAGAATCAAACCGGACAAGTCAACAAGCTGAACAACAGTGCGACGCTCGTTCTGGAAGGCACGTCCGGCGACGGCTACCGCATCACAGGCAACCAGAATGCCACGCGGACGGAGACGGTGAACATCCTGGAACTCCAGGGTGGGGCGAACACCTTTACTTTAAACCATTCTCTGACGGCGAGCCCAACGAACAACGCAGTGCTGACGACCTTCGCGTTTGGCAGTACGGCGACGAGCAACTTTGTGCGGAACAACGGGGCCACGCTCCTGGTACGAGGTGCCAACTTGGGCGGGACCGCCAGTGCCACCACAACCGCCACACGCGTGACCTTCGGCAGCTACACCAAGCTGGACAGCTTCTTGATCGGGGATGTGAGCAACAGTGGTACGAAACGCAAGATTCTGCCGTTCATCATCTCGGACAGCTCGGCCACTGGCGCTGGAAACACCTTCGTCACGCGAGATACGAATGGCCTGAGAGCCCTGGATGTTGCCACCGAATACGTGATCACCTATGCGGTAGCAGCGGCGGGCGACAACGTATCGCTCAACAGCGCCGTGGCGACGGCGGGCACGGCGACGGTCAACTCCTTGAGATTGGATGGCAGCACCGCTGGCTTCAGTGTGACGGGGGCAGGTGGAGGCACCAATGTCCTGACCCTGACGAGCGGCGCACTTTTGTTCACGGCAGGTGCCACCGACAATGACGTCACGATCAGCGGGTACGATCAAATTCTGGCGGGCACTGCAGACGCAGTGGCGGATGAACTGGTCGTCTTCACCACCAGCACACATGCGACAAGCCCGGCAGGGGCGACGCTCACGATCGCTTCCCAGATTGCCAACCAGGGGACGGCGGCGACCGGAGTCACCAAGGCCGGGAATGGCACTCTGGTGCTGAGCCACACAAACAACACCTACTCGGGCCCTACGACCATCAACCAGGGAGTGCTGGAGTTTGGAGCGGCGGGCAGCCTTGGCAGTGGCGGCGTTGTCCTGGCGGGAGGCACGCTCCGCTGGGGGGCGGGAAACAATGCTGATATCAGCAGCGGGCGTTCGGTCGAATTGCTGGGGGCTTCCGTCTTCCTCACCCCAGCCGGTGGGGGTGCCATCCTGAATGTGGGCAGTGTGTTCGACGTAGGGGCAAACAACGTCACTTTGAGTGGGGCGATTGGAAACAACGGCTACGGCGGACTGACCAAGATTGGAGCAGGCACCCTCTCTCTATCTGTAGCACCCACCTATAAGGGCGCGACGGTGGTGGCCCAAGGGGCAATGAACTTTCAGACGATCGCGGCGAACACGACCGAGGCTCTCTACCTGGTGGCGAGCGGTGGCACGGTCTCCTCCATCGTTGAGAGTGGCCTCAATGTGCAGTCGCTGATTGTGGGCGGAGTGTATGGCACGGCTCAAGGCGTGACGGGGCAGTTGACCGTGAACGGTGGTGCAGTGAACATCGGCGATGGCAGCAGTGATGATTTCCTCCTCATCGGCTACCGTGACACGACTGCATTGGGAGGCGTTGACACAACGAGCAGCACCCGGGGGGATGCGAATTTTTCGGCCACCAGCTCGGTAAACATCAATGTGAGCCGGCTTCTGATTGGGGCCTACCAAGGGGCTGTGCCCTCCACCAACTCCCATACGGCGACTGGGGGCCTTGTGCTGTCCAACACCTCCAACACCATCACCGCGGGCACTTTCATCATCGGCTTTTCTCCCACTGCGGTGGTCAACACAAATTCCGCCTCGACGGTGAATTTGGGAACAGGCTACACCACCATCAACGTGGATTCCTGGGTGATCGGAGGGGAGCGCTCCAAGGCCACGGTATCGATTGGTGGCGGTGGAAGCCTGACGGTGAGAGGGCAGGCGGGTGGGGAAACGGGTGCCAATCTTTTCATCGGTGACAACGACATGGTGTCCACTGGAACTCCCAACGTCTCATCGCTTGATCTGACGGGGGCGACCTCCATCGATATGAAGCTCAACCTGCTCATCCTCGGGCGCATTGGGAATGCGAGCAGTACCAACGGGTATGGGCGCGGGACTCTGATATTTGGGACCGGTGTGATCGAGGCCACAACGATCCGGATGGCTGACCACGAGTATTCTTCAGCGGGTTCTGGCACCCCATCCAACACTCAAGGCACCATCACCCAACGGGGGGCATCCACTTTCCGGTTCGGGGAAATGAGCCAGGGCACGGGCACCGCAACCTACAACTGGGAGAGTGGTGCCATTGAAAACCTGGAGGGACGCGACCAGTTGAATCAAAACGTGACGATTTCCTTGAACGGGGCGGGCGGGGTAAATGATGTCGGGTTGCGAACTTATTCGGTAGGAGCGGGCCAGCAATCCACGTTTGAAGCTGCGGCGGAATTTGCCGGGACTGGCTCCTTCACCAAGGCCGGTCTGGGGGAGCTCATTCTGAATGGGATCAATCTGAACTCGGGTAATCTGCGCATTGCTGCAGGTCGCGTTTCTCTTCGCTCCACCGCGACGATGGATGATGTGGCCTGGGTCAATCTGGATTCGGGTGCCGCATTCGACGTGAAGAATCGCACGGCTTCGAGCTACACCACGGATGCGGTCATTTCAGGCACGGGCGTGATCGATGCCACAGGAGGTACTTTCACTGTCGGAACGGGAGTGGGGGGAACCTCCCGGGTGGGCGTGCTGCGACCTGGGGAGTCCAGCGTGGTAAACAGTGCCGCCTCCGCGAGCACCGTGGGAGACGCCACCGGTACTCTCACGGTTCTAGGAGGCCTGAATCTGGCTGGAGATGCAAGCCGGGTGGATCGGGCAATTCTGCAGGTGGGAGGCACCACCCGCAACATCGCCTCCACGTTCAGTTCCTTTGCCACGGTTGGGGAATGGGTGGATTCCATTCCCACCGCTCATGCCAGCTTTTTGGAGGATAGCGGAGGCAACCACGACTTCATCGACGTGCAGGGGGCGATCACACTCAACGCCAATGGCGGCATCACCGTGCAGACCACTTCTGGCTACACTGGGGCGTTCGGCGATGTGTTCAACCTCATCGACTGGTCAAGCATCATCAACAACAGCTTCACGGTTCCCAATCGCTACGACGATGGCACAGGGCTGGGGCTGATGCTGGATCTGCCCACATTGAGTGCTGGCCTGACTTGGGACACTTCTCTGTTCCTGGACCACGGCACTCTGGTGGTGACGCCAGAACCCTCCCGCATGTTGTTACTGGTAGCGGGCTTCAGCATGGCTCTGCTTCGTCGTCGGAGGAAAGCGTGA
- a CDS encoding 3-keto-disaccharide hydrolase — protein sequence MKKLLPALFLAALMTAQAEDKKPAADEGKPWKQWFTDGKLDGFTIVSGTASYKIEDGVLVGTTTEGSPNSFLMSPSFKDFELEFEVKVDDALNSGVQVRSHLAKEGDPAPEGAKKPLPAGRLYGPQCEIAINGTAGDFYDEARRGTWWSELTQTKDAVRTEAAKAAFKKGEWNQYRIVVKGDHYQSFVNGVKAADFKQPNDPEGHIGFQVHGIKKGTGPFSVRWKNVKIREL from the coding sequence ATGAAGAAACTGCTTCCTGCCCTTTTCCTGGCCGCTCTGATGACGGCCCAAGCTGAAGACAAAAAACCGGCTGCCGATGAAGGCAAACCCTGGAAACAATGGTTCACAGACGGCAAGCTGGATGGCTTCACGATCGTCAGCGGCACGGCCAGCTACAAGATCGAAGATGGCGTGCTGGTGGGGACGACGACTGAAGGCAGTCCCAATTCTTTCCTGATGAGCCCGAGCTTCAAGGACTTCGAGCTCGAGTTCGAAGTGAAGGTGGACGACGCCCTCAATTCTGGCGTGCAGGTGCGCAGCCATCTGGCCAAGGAAGGTGACCCGGCTCCTGAAGGAGCCAAGAAGCCTCTCCCGGCTGGACGTCTCTACGGACCGCAGTGCGAAATTGCCATCAATGGAACCGCTGGTGATTTCTACGACGAGGCCCGCCGCGGCACCTGGTGGAGCGAATTGACCCAGACCAAGGACGCCGTGCGCACCGAGGCGGCCAAAGCAGCCTTCAAGAAGGGCGAGTGGAACCAGTACCGCATCGTGGTCAAGGGAGACCATTATCAGAGCTTCGTGAACGGCGTCAAGGCGGCCGACTTCAAGCAGCCCAACGACCCCGAAGGCCACATTGGCTTTCAGGTCCACGGTATCAAGAAGGGCACTGGCCCGTTCAGCGTGCGCTGGAAGAATGTGAAGATCCGCGAGCTGTAA
- a CDS encoding amidohydrolase family protein — MKRKNHSRRQVMGTLLGATTATLMPPAFAQEADSLGEMEIVDTHTHFFDPTRPQGVPWPQPGTQLYRKVMPSDWKALANPLGIYQTVVVEASKWVEDNQWILELAEREKSIVGFVGNLDPGTPEFGDQLKRFAANPVFRGIRVGGSRLIKGVEEPEFVAGIKRLVDRDLSLDVNGGPDLLMAVDKLAVKVPELRIVVDHVGGAGDAAKPSSAWKEGIKASARHPKVWCKVSGLVEGPGGGKGNAPKDAGYYAPVLDMVWHAFGEDRLVFGSNWPVSDRGALFDVVVGLVRQYFEGKGKTAARKYFSDNGKAVYKWIDRS, encoded by the coding sequence ATGAAACGCAAGAACCACAGCCGACGTCAGGTGATGGGGACACTCTTGGGTGCGACCACCGCTACATTGATGCCACCCGCTTTTGCTCAGGAGGCGGATTCATTGGGCGAAATGGAAATCGTGGACACGCACACGCATTTTTTTGACCCCACCCGTCCGCAGGGGGTGCCGTGGCCGCAGCCGGGGACGCAGCTCTATCGCAAAGTGATGCCTTCCGACTGGAAGGCTCTGGCCAATCCGCTGGGCATTTACCAGACGGTGGTCGTGGAGGCCAGCAAGTGGGTGGAGGACAACCAGTGGATCCTCGAACTCGCGGAGCGGGAGAAGAGCATCGTAGGGTTTGTGGGCAACCTGGATCCGGGAACGCCGGAGTTTGGGGACCAGTTGAAGCGGTTTGCAGCCAATCCGGTGTTCCGGGGCATTCGTGTAGGCGGGTCGAGGTTGATCAAAGGGGTGGAGGAGCCGGAGTTTGTGGCGGGGATCAAGCGTCTCGTGGATCGGGATCTCTCGCTGGATGTCAACGGTGGCCCTGACCTGCTGATGGCGGTGGACAAGCTTGCCGTGAAGGTCCCCGAACTGCGGATCGTGGTGGATCATGTGGGTGGGGCCGGTGATGCGGCCAAACCCAGCAGCGCGTGGAAGGAGGGGATCAAGGCTTCCGCCCGACATCCCAAAGTGTGGTGCAAGGTAAGTGGGCTGGTGGAAGGGCCAGGTGGCGGGAAGGGAAATGCACCCAAAGACGCCGGATACTATGCCCCGGTGCTGGACATGGTCTGGCATGCCTTTGGCGAGGACCGACTCGTATTTGGCAGCAACTGGCCGGTCAGCGATCGCGGGGCACTCTTTGACGTGGTGGTGGGACTGGTGCGGCAGTACTTCGAGGGCAAAGGCAAGACGGCAGCGAGGAAGTACTTCTCAGACAACGGGAAGGCCGTTTACAAGTGGATCGACCGTTCCTGA